GGCGGGCATCAGGGCCTCTACGGTTATTTTGTAGGCGGCTATGTGCATAGCCGTGGGGAAGGTGTCGTTGCTACTCTGGCTTTTGTTTACATCATCATTGGGGTGTATGGGGCTTTTGCTACCAACCTGGCCACCCAGCTGCTCTATGGCGCGGTTGCTCACCACCTCATTCACGTTCATGTTGCTCTGGGTGCCGCTACCCGTCTGCCAGATAACCAGGGGGAAGTGGCTGTCCAGCGCACCGGTCAGGATTTCATCGCACACGGTAGCAATGGCCTGGGCTTTTTCCGCAGGCAGCACGCCCAGCTGGGCATTGGCCTGGGCAGCAGCCTTTTTCAGGTAGGCAAAGGCGTGAATAACCTCGATAGGCATGCGATTTTTACCACTAGCCTGGCCGATCCGGAAGTTCTCCAGGCTACGCTGGGTTTGTGCGCCCCAGTAGCGATCTGCGGGCACTTGCACTTCGCCCATTGTATCCTTCTCAGTGCGGTAAGCTTGCGTTTCAGACAGATTTTTAGACATGGTATTTGGCGTATACATGCCCGTAAAGTTAGGCAATGGCGCATAGGGGTGCAACGCTATCTTCCTGGATCTTACACCCGCCCGGGCGGCTACCTGCCCTGCTGCTGCTCCCCGGGGGGCCTCCGCGCTGCATGCCTAACCAAGCAGCAGCCAGGCGGCCAGGGCACAGCCAAGTGTGAACAGCACAAGTCCGATTCCGGTACGATTCAGGCCCATCCTGCGCCGGTGGTACGTGCGTTGCCATTGCACCTTTGCGTTGTCGCATTCCATCTGTAGCAGGTTCCGGGGTTCCATTGCTCTACTCAAATCAAAACGTCTATCGGTCCAAACTACGTATCCCCAGCAATTATGGTGCCAGGTGCCCGCCGGATGGTTTGTATTCATGCCTGAATCGCCTGATAAAAAACCTGTATTCACAAAATCTGCATCTGTGAGCACGCGGTGCCGGTGGTAGCTGATATTTACGCAGCTTTTGAAACTTTTTTGGGGCGCAGCAGGCTCTTCTGTGTATGGAGTCTTTGCCACACAGGGCGCTCAGGATTGGCATGGTCTGTTATCCCACCTATGGGGGCAGTGGGGTGCTGGCCACCGAGCTGGGCAAGGCCCTGGCCCAGCGGGGCCATACGGTGCACTTCATCACCTATAAGCGGCCTGTGCGCCTGGAGGGGTTCAATGAGCATGTATTTTACCACGAGGTGTATGCAGAGGATTATCCGGTGTTCGACTTTCTGCCGTATGAGAGTGCACTAACTAGCCGCATAGTGGATGTAGCCCGCTACGAGCAGTTGGATGTACTGCATGTGCACTATGCCGTACCGCACGCCAGCGCCGCCTACCTGGCGCACCAGATACTGAAAAGCATGGGCCAGTACCTGCCCATCGTAACCACCCTGCATGGCACCGACATTACCCTGGTAGGCAAGGAAGCCAGCTACGAGCCTGTGGTAACCTATAGCATAAACCAAAGCCACGGGGTAACGGCTGTATCTCACTACCTGAAACAGGCCACGTATGAGAACTTCGAGATAAAACGAGACATAGAGGTGATCCACAACTTTGTGGACCTGGCACGCTTCCGCTCCAACCGGGCGGAAAACAAACTGCGCCAGGTGCTAAGCCCATGTGGCAATACGCGCGTGCTAATGCACGTGAGCAACTTCCGCCCAGTGAAGCGGGTGCACGATGTGCTGAGCCTTTTTGCACGCCTACGCAAGGAGCTGCCAAGCAAGCTGGTGTTTGTGGGCGATGGCCCCGAGCGCCCGGGCCTGGAGCGGCGGGTGCGCGAGGAACACTTGTCTTGCGACGTGCTGTTTCTGGGCAAGCAAGAGGCGGTGGAAGACATACTGCCCGCCGGAGACTTGTTCTGCATCCCCAGCGAGCAGGAGAGCTTTGGCCTAAGTGCCCTGGAAGCCATGGCCTGTGGCATGCCCGTGCTGGCCAGCCACGTGGGCGGCCTACCCGAGGTGGTAGCCGATGGCATAAGTGGCAGGCTGGCACCCGTGGGAGACCTGGATGCCATGCTGGAGGGCGCGCTAGACATACTGGCCGATGATGCCCGGCTGGTAGACTACCGACTGGCGGCCTATGCCCGCGCGCAAACTTTTTCGCTACCCTTTATCGTTAACCAATATGAGGCGTGTTATTTTCGTGCCGCCTCGTTGGCTGCGGTGCCCTCTCCCTCCTGAACTCCGGGGGTGTCCTACTGATACTTACTATGGGCTTGCTCAAGTTTATTATTGTAACGCTGATTATCTACCTGAGCCTACGGGTGCTGTGGCGGATATTTGGTGCGCGCATACTAAGGTATCTGCTAAGGCGTGTAACCCGGAAGATGGAACAGAACTTTTGGCAGCAACAAAACCAGCAGCAGGCCAGGTATGACCGCCACTATGAGCAAGAGCTAAACCTGAACGCTGAGGTAAAGCTGAAAGTACCCCATCGGGAAAAGCGGATGAAAAGCACCAAAGGAGCAGGTATAGAGGACGTACCCTACGAAGAAATACCGGAGTAACGGACGGGGTGTGGGTGTGGCCGCCCTGAAAGGCCGACGGCGGCATCGGGCAGGCTACTTAATATAAAAATCCAGTAGCTTCCGGCCATTTAAGAAGCCCTCCAAGTGGTCGCCTATCTGCACAGGGCCCACACCGGCAGGGGTTCCGGTAAAAACAAAGTCGCCAATTTTAACCAGAAAGTACCGGCTAGCGTGCTCCATGATCTGCGGGAGGGTAAAAAGCATCTCGTCGGTATGGGCCTTCTGCCTTGTCTCCCCATTTACCCGTAGCTCAAAATCCAGGCGATATGGATCGGGGAAGGCCTCGAGCGGCAACACCTCACTTACCGCCGCACTGTCATGAAAAGCCTTGGCCTTCTCCCAGGGTAGGCCCTGCTGCTTACAGGTTTCCTGTACATCCCGGGCCGTGAAGTCAATGCCCAAGCCTACCCCATCTATATAGGGTAGCGCATGCCGGGCGGAAATGTACTTTCCCTTTTTCCCTATTCGATAAAAGACCTCGCACTCATAGTGTACCGCCTGGGTCCACTCGGGTATATAGAAGGGTTTGTTTTCTCTCAATAGGGCACTATCTGGCTTAATAAACAGCACCGGCTCACTGGGTACAGTGGCACCCATCTCGGCAGCATGCTGGGCATAGTTTCGCCCTACACAGATAATCTTCATACGGCGGCCGGTTCTATTTGAGTAAAGTCGGCTGCCGTATGGTGCAGGTGGCTGGCCACGGTGCCGGGCCGAACCAGCTGGCAGGTACGCATGCCTGTAGCCCGGGCAGCATCCAGCTCTGCCTCCACATCACTCAGGAAGAGGACCTCCGACCCCGCCAGCCCTACATGCTGTAGAATGCGGGTGTAGCTGTCTGCTTCCTTTTTGGGCCCGATGGTGGTATCGAAAAAGAAGGAGAACAGGGGCGTAAGGTCTCCGGCCTCGGTGTGCGAAAAGTATAGGCGCTGAGCATGAACCGAGCCGCTGCTGTAGATGCCGAGTGCATAGCCCGCTGCCCTCCAGGCTTGCAGGCAGCTTGCCACCTCGGGATACAGGTGGCTTATAAAGTCTCCCCGATCGTAACCTTCTTCCCAGATTAATCCCTGCAAGCTTTTCAGGGCTGTATGCTTTCTGTCTGCCCGCAGCCACTGTTTCAGGTGGTCTACGGCCTGTGGCAGATCTGGCCGGGTACCTGTTTCCTTCTCCACCGTGCAGGCAGCATCATTCAGCAGGGCCTGCACCACAGCCGCCTGCCCATGGCGTAGCAGATAATCATCCATGTGCTGGAGGGCGTAGGGAAAAAGCACGTCGTGCACAAAGGAAACCGAACTGGTGGTGCCTTCAATATCGGTCAGAATAAGCTGGAGGGCCATTTGTAAGGAGAATCAGAGCGGATTGTTATGCCTTAGGGTCAGCCTGGTAGCGCTGGGCCAGGTCGCTACCCGTATAGTGGGGCACCCAGCCGGTAGGGTCTATAAAGATTCGGATGGCCTTCACGTAGGGTACGGGCTCCAGGTCGAACCAGTGCCGGGTGTGCGCAGGCACGCTGATGAGGTCGCCGGCCTCGCACTTTACACAGAACACGGGGTTCCCCTCCAGGTGAAACCAGAAATACCCACAACCTGCCACAAAGAAGCGAACCTCATCTTCGGTATGGGTATGCTCTGCCAGGAATTTATTTCGCAGCTCCGCCAGGTTTGGCATCTCCGGATAGATATTGATCACGTCGGCCACCTGGTAGCCATTGGCCTCCATATAGGGCCGGAGCACGGGCTCATAGGCCGTCAGTACTTCTTCCTGGGTAGCTTCCCGGCGTATAACTTGGCTGGCCTCCCAGCGGTCGTGCCAAACGCCTCGCTCATTCAAATACGCCTGGATCTCAGCAAAGGACCGAAGGGTCTGCCGCGTGTCGGGTATGTGGAGGTTTGCCATATAGAATCCATTAAACGAGTAAACGGTAGATAACTAAAAATCGAGCCTCAATGCACAGGCGAACAAAAATTCCAACACTTCCGTTTGCCTTTTCGCAGCTGCCACGCTGCCCGCCCAGGTATACATACCATGGCCGCGGAGTAGAAAAGCATGCGTGTGCGGATGCAGGGTCAGGTAGTGGCCTACTTCCTCGGCCAAGCTCGGTATATCTTGGCTATTGTCAAAAACAGGCACGATCTCGCGGTGCGCGTGGGTGCTCACACCCTCCAGTCCCTTCAGCATTTCATAGCCTGTAAGTACCACGGCATTTTCTGCTCGCATACTCAGCACGGTATTCGTTACCGTATGGGTGTGCAGCACACAGTTCGAAGACGGATATAGGCGGTAAAGTAGGGCATGCAGGGCTGTTTCGGCACTTGTTTTTATTTCCGGATCGGCTACGGGCCTACCCTGCAGGTCCGTTTCTATCAGGTCGATTTCCCGAAAATACTGCTTATCCACCCCGCTCCTGCTGATAAAAAGGCGATCGGGCCGGTGAGGCACGCGCATGCTGTAGTTGCTGCTGGTAGCAGGCGCCCAGCCCTGAGCGTGCAAGAATGCAATGACCTCCAAAAGCTCCGTATTCATACTGTCAGATCATTAGTAGTTAATCTTCGCTGCTCGATCAGCTGTCTCTGTTTCATTCTGAAGCTAACAGAGACATTTCGTCCTTTGTGATACAAGATATAAAGACCGGTGATGAGAAAGGGTAAAGCGGGTATCTTATAGCGAACCAGGTTGCCAAAGTTTCCGCTCGATATTCCTACAAAGATGCCAAATAATAGACTAGATATGAAAGCAAAAATCAGATACGGATCCTTATAGATGATGCGAAAGGCACGGCCCAGCCCCACGTACCAGAGAACGAAAAGAATGAATCCGAGAACAGCGGCACTCTCCAGGGCTGCCATAAACATAAGAGGATTTTTGGCCTCCCACATCCAGGGCCTCAGATAGGTAGCAACCAAGGCCGTAGGTGCCACCGAAAGTAGGCCGAATAGGTCGGGCTCATACTTGGGTATATGATATGTGCTGCCTGTTGTACGCGTGTAGTAATAAGACTGCTCCAGATCATGTTGTTTCCCCTGCGCCTCCAGCAAAAAGTCAGCCAGTGTATTCTTATCCGTGGAGACCAAGCTAAGTATAAAAAAGGCAGATATAAGTACCAGGGGCAAAAGAACCGGACTTAATACGGCAAGACTATTTCTCCTTATAGTACTTTGGATCGTTGATTGGTAACAAAATATGAACATGGATGGAATAAAAGAATAGGCAATGTATGGCTTAATATTTAGCACAGTATAGGCGCAGAGAACAACTATAAGGACAAGGAAAATCTTCCTAAATTTGCTGCAAAAGAAATAGAAAAGTGCATAAAGGAATATACCCATTGCACCTAAAGTAATAGAGTCTTTTAGAATTCCACTCCCCCAAATGATCGTGGAAGGTGTGAGATAAATGAACAACACTATATTTTGCTGGGCCATAGGATATAATCTAACAACAACCCGATAGAGACACCACAACCCTAAATGACTAAAGAAGGCCATGTATAGGGCTAGTCCAAAATAGGTCTGGATAGAAAGCAGGCATAATGGCACCAAGAGTTGCACAACAAAAAATGCCCTTTCGTCATTCATATAGATAACCCCAAAAACGTCGTGTCTGGACCTTATCTGCAATAAAAATTGCCTTGCTTCCAGGCTATTTAGATCCAGGCTCCCCCAAAGCCTCAGACCACTAACAGGATCTTCTAGCAAGACGGATGATATCGCCTGAGCGCCCTGAAAATAGACGTAGGTATCTCCCCCTTCATAGTACAAGGCATAGATAATACCGAGGAGAAGCGCACCTGCGGCTTTTACAAGAAAGCCACGGACAAACCATTTTCTAGAAATGGGATCACTCTTGTATCTATTTCGGGCAACTAGCTGACAAATAAAAAGCAGAAAACCAAAGATGACCGGAGTTGCAACAAACTCCATCGGTCCTCCTAAGTATACTTTTAGCAGATGCACGCTCATTGGCCCTATTGCATCTGCTGTAGCTTATATTGGTGCGCAGCGGCTACAAAAGCTCGGAAGAGCGGGTGTGGCTCCAGCACAGTACTTTTATACTCCGGGTGGTATTGTACGGCAATAAAAAAGTCGAGGCTTGGGTTTTCCATGATCTCTACCAGGTCATTATCCGGGTTGATGCCGGAAAACTGAATACCTTCCCCTTCAAATTGCGTACGATACTGATTGTTAAACTCGTAGCGGTGGCGGTGCCGCTCTGTAATTCTCTCTTTCTTGTAAATTTTGTGTGCCAACGTGTTTTTCTTGATGGCACAGTTGTAGGTCCCCAGGCGCATGGTACCACCCAGCTGGGTTACCTGCTTCTGGCTTTCCATCAGGGCTATAACCGGATGTGGGGTTTTTGCGTCAAATTCCATGCTGTTTGCCTCATTGAGGCCCAGCACATTACGTGCAAATTCGATAACCGCCATCTGCATGCCCAGG
The Bacteroidota bacterium DNA segment above includes these coding regions:
- the bshA gene encoding N-acetyl-alpha-D-glucosaminyl L-malate synthase BshA, with protein sequence MVCYPTYGGSGVLATELGKALAQRGHTVHFITYKRPVRLEGFNEHVFYHEVYAEDYPVFDFLPYESALTSRIVDVARYEQLDVLHVHYAVPHASAAYLAHQILKSMGQYLPIVTTLHGTDITLVGKEASYEPVVTYSINQSHGVTAVSHYLKQATYENFEIKRDIEVIHNFVDLARFRSNRAENKLRQVLSPCGNTRVLMHVSNFRPVKRVHDVLSLFARLRKELPSKLVFVGDGPERPGLERRVREEHLSCDVLFLGKQEAVEDILPAGDLFCIPSEQESFGLSALEAMACGMPVLASHVGGLPEVVADGISGRLAPVGDLDAMLEGALDILADDARLVDYRLAAYARAQTFSLPFIVNQYEACYFRAASLAAVPSPS
- a CDS encoding fumarylacetoacetate hydrolase family protein, which encodes MKIICVGRNYAQHAAEMGATVPSEPVLFIKPDSALLRENKPFYIPEWTQAVHYECEVFYRIGKKGKYISARHALPYIDGVGLGIDFTARDVQETCKQQGLPWEKAKAFHDSAAVSEVLPLEAFPDPYRLDFELRVNGETRQKAHTDEMLFTLPQIMEHASRYFLVKIGDFVFTGTPAGVGPVQIGDHLEGFLNGRKLLDFYIK
- the mtnC gene encoding acireductone synthase is translated as MALQLILTDIEGTTSSVSFVHDVLFPYALQHMDDYLLRHGQAAVVQALLNDAACTVEKETGTRPDLPQAVDHLKQWLRADRKHTALKSLQGLIWEEGYDRGDFISHLYPEVASCLQAWRAAGYALGIYSSGSVHAQRLYFSHTEAGDLTPLFSFFFDTTIGPKKEADSYTRILQHVGLAGSEVLFLSDVEAELDAARATGMRTCQLVRPGTVASHLHHTAADFTQIEPAAV
- a CDS encoding cupin — protein: MANLHIPDTRQTLRSFAEIQAYLNERGVWHDRWEASQVIRREATQEEVLTAYEPVLRPYMEANGYQVADVINIYPEMPNLAELRNKFLAEHTHTEDEVRFFVAGCGYFWFHLEGNPVFCVKCEAGDLISVPAHTRHWFDLEPVPYVKAIRIFIDPTGWVPHYTGSDLAQRYQADPKA
- the mtnB gene encoding methylthioribulose 1-phosphate dehydratase is translated as MNTELLEVIAFLHAQGWAPATSSNYSMRVPHRPDRLFISRSGVDKQYFREIDLIETDLQGRPVADPEIKTSAETALHALLYRLYPSSNCVLHTHTVTNTVLSMRAENAVVLTGYEMLKGLEGVSTHAHREIVPVFDNSQDIPSLAEEVGHYLTLHPHTHAFLLRGHGMYTWAGSVAAAKRQTEVLEFLFACALRLDF